Sequence from the Streptomyces sp. R33 genome:
CCGACCGGCGTCTCCCACTCGCCGAAGGAGTTCGCCCCCGAGGACGACTGCGTGGCCGGTGTCCTCGCTCTGGCCGACGTACTGGAAGGACTGGCCTGCCGGTGAAGACGTACTGGTTGGAACACTCCTGGCTCGGCGCCCACGTCGAGCCGGGCGTGGCCCTCGAGGTGGGCGCCAACGGGCGGATCGCGGCCCTGCGGACCGGGGTCGACGCCCCGCCGCCGGGGGCCGAGGTACTGCGCGGGCTGACCGTCCCCGGGCTGGCCAACGCGCACTCGCATGCGTTCCACCGGGCGCTGCGCTCGCTGGTGCAGGTGGGCTCCGGGACCTTCTGGACCTGGCGCGAGTTCATGTACCAGGTCGCCCAGAACCTCACCCCCGACACGTACTTCGCGCTCGCGCGCGCGGTGTACGCGGAGATGGCGCTGGCCGGCATCACCAACGTCGGCGAGTTCCACTACGTCCACCACGCACCCGGCGGCGCCCCGTACGCGGACCCCAACGCCATGGGCGAGGCCCTGATCGAGGCGGCCGCGGAGGCGGGCATCCGGATCACGCTGCTCGACACGGCGTACCTGTCGTCCGGCTTCGGAGAGGCGCCCAACCCGCACCAGGTGCGGTTCTCCGACGGGACGGCCGACGCCTGGGCCGAGCGCGTCTCGGCGCTCAAGCCCCGCGGGCACGCCCTGATCGGCGCGGCGATCCACTCCGTGCGCGCCGTACCGGCCGGGCAGCTGGCCACGGTCGCCCGCTGGGCCGAGGAGCGGCAGGCCCCGCTGCACGTCCACCTCTCCGAGCAGACCGCCGAGAACGAGGCCTGCCGGGCCGCGCACGGGCGTACCCCGACCCAGCTCCTGGCCGACCACGGGGTCCTCGGCCCGCGCACCACCGGCGTCCACAACACGCACCTGACGGACGGGGACATCGCGCTGCTGGGCGGGACCACGACCGGTACGTGCATGTGCCCCACCACCGAGCGGGACCTCGCCGACGGCATCGGCCCGGCCCGCCGGCTCCAGCAGGCCGGCAGCCCGCTCTCGCTCGGCAGCGACAGCCATGCGGTGATCGACCTGCTGGAGGAGGCGCGGGCGATGGAGCTCAACGAGCGCCTGAGCAGCCGGACCCGGGGCCACTGGACGGCGAACGCGCTGCTGACGGCGGCGACGGCGGACGGTCATGCGGCCCTTGGTCTGGCCGACGCGGGGCGCCTGGAGGCGGGTGCGCTCGCGGACTTCACCACGATCGCGCTGGACTCCGTCCGTACCGCAGGTCCCCTGCCGCGGCTCGGCGCCGAGACGGCGGTGTTCGCGGCCACCGCCTCGGACGTCCGCCACACGGTGGTAGGGGGCCGGCACATCGTCCGCGACGGGTCGCACACCCTTGTCCCGGACGTGGCGTCCGCCCTGTCCGAGTCCATCGCGGCCGTCCGCGGCTGACGTTGTCCTCCCCCCACCCCGCCCCTTCCCGAAACCGGGGCAGGCAGGCCCCGGACCCCCGTACGTGCGCTCCGCGCCCGTGCGCTCAAACGCCGCGCGGGCTGGAACGAACCCGAAGGGAACCATGACCACCACCGTCATCACCAACATCGGCAGCCTCGTCACCAACGACCCCGCGCTCGGCGACGGCAGCCCCCTCGGCCTGATCGAGAACGCCGCCGTCGTGATCGACGGCGAGACCATCGCCTGGGTCGGCCCGGCCGCCGGCGCCCCCGCCACCGACTCGGCCTTCGACGCGCAGGGCCGTGCGCTGATCCCCGGCTTCGTCGACTCCCACTCGCACCTCGTCTTCGCCGGGGACCGCACCGCCGAGTTCAACGCCCGGATGTCCGGGCGCAGCTACTCCGCCGGCGGCATCCGCACCACCGTCGCCGCCACCCGTGCCGCCACCGACGCCGAGCTCGAGGCCAACCTGCTGCGCCACCTCGACGAGGCCCGCCGCCAGGGCACCACCACGTTCGAGACGAAGTCCGGCTACGGCCTCACGGTCGAGGACGAGGCCCGCGCGCTGCGCATCGCCGCCGCGCACACCGAGGAGGTCACCTACCTCGGCGCGCACATCGTGTCCCCCGACTACGCCGAGGACCCGGCCGGCTACGTCGACCTCGTCACCGGCGAGATGCTGGCGGCCTGCGCCCCGTACGCCCGCTGGGTGGACGTGTTCTGCGAGAAGGGCGCCTTCGACGGCGACCAGGCGCGCGCGATCCTCACCGCCGGCGCCGCCGCCGGGCTGATCCCGCGCGTGCACGCCAACCAGCTGTCCTACGGCCCCGGCGTGCAGCTCGCCGTCGAGCTGGAGGCCGCCTCCGCCGACCACTGCACCCACCTCACCGACGCCGACGTCGACGCCCTCGTGCAGGCCGCGGACACCACCGTCGCGACGCTGCTGCCCGGTGCCGAGTTCTCCACGCGCGCCCAGTGGCCCGACGCCCGCCGCCTCATCGACGCGGGCGCCACCGTCGCGCTGTCCACCGACTGCAACCCGGGCTCCTCGTACACGAGTTCCATGCCGTTCTGCATCGCGCTCGCGGTCCGGGACATGCGGATGACCCCGGACGAGGCGCTGTGGGCGGCCACCGCCGGTGGCGCGCGGGCGCTGCGCCGCAGCGACATCGGCCGGATCGCCCCCGGAGCCCGCGCCGACCTGGCCCTCCTGGAGGCCCCGAGCCACGTCCACCTGGCCTACCGGCCCGGTGTCCCGCTCGTCCGCGCCGTCTGGCAGCGAGGCGTCCGCGCCGCCTGAACGACCGCCGATCCGCCCGGACATGGCCTGAATCCAGGCGGCCGAAAGGCCGTGGATCCAGGCCTGTCCCGTGTCTTCCCTCCGCAAGGTCCCGGGCGTACCTTGAGCCACCAATCTGATGTGTCGTCAGTAACTTGTGGCCCGAGGGGAAGACGAAGGTGACCGACCGGAAACGCTCCACCGCGCTTGCGCTGGCCTCCGCGCTGGCCGGAACGGCGGTCCTGCTGGCCGCCCCCGCAGCCCGGGCCGACGTCGTCGACGTGGCGTACGACTGCAAGACCCCCATCGGGGACAAGTCGGCGGTGTCGCCCATCGACATCAAAGCCGTCAAGGAGGGCGACGGCTACAAGCTGACGATGTCCTTCCAGAAGGGCGTCTCGTCCAGCCCCGTCGAACTCGGCAAGGGCGCGATGAGCCCCAGCGCCGTCATCCTGGCCGACGGCGCGGAGAAGGTGTCCGTGCCGGTGTCGGGTGCGCCCAACCCCGAGGCCGTGCCCGCCAACACCCCCATCAAGATCACCGACCTCTCGGGCACCTACACCCCCAAGAAGAGCGGCAAGGTCACCTTCACCGCGGGCGTGCTCACCATCAAGGCGCTGGGGACCACCACCACCTGCACCCCCGGCAACAGCCCCAAGCCGTCCCTGGAGCTGGACGTGACGGCGGGCCCGCAGTCCGGGGGCAGCACCCCGCAGGACACCCTCCCGCAGACCGGGCCCACCGACTCCGCCCTCGCCCTCGGCACCCTCGGCGGCACCGTGCTGCTCACCGGCGCCGCCGGCGTGCTCTGGCTGACCCGGCGCGGCCAGCGGGCCCGGTCCTGAACGGAGCACCCCCGGCCATGCCCGTGCTCCACATCCCCGGTTCCGTCCGGCGCCTGTGTCTCGCGCTGCTCGCCGCGGCCCTGCTGTTCGGGTCCGTGGCGGGGGCCGCCGCCGACGAGCCCGGCTGGACCGCCGAGCCCGCCGCGGGCGGCGCCGCGGCGGCCCGGCCGTCCTTCTACCTCGCGGGCCCCGCCGGCACCGTCCTGGAGGACCGGCTGGCCCTGACCAACACCTCC
This genomic interval carries:
- the hutI gene encoding imidazolonepropionase, coding for MTTTVITNIGSLVTNDPALGDGSPLGLIENAAVVIDGETIAWVGPAAGAPATDSAFDAQGRALIPGFVDSHSHLVFAGDRTAEFNARMSGRSYSAGGIRTTVAATRAATDAELEANLLRHLDEARRQGTTTFETKSGYGLTVEDEARALRIAAAHTEEVTYLGAHIVSPDYAEDPAGYVDLVTGEMLAACAPYARWVDVFCEKGAFDGDQARAILTAGAAAGLIPRVHANQLSYGPGVQLAVELEAASADHCTHLTDADVDALVQAADTTVATLLPGAEFSTRAQWPDARRLIDAGATVALSTDCNPGSSYTSSMPFCIALAVRDMRMTPDEALWAATAGGARALRRSDIGRIAPGARADLALLEAPSHVHLAYRPGVPLVRAVWQRGVRAA
- a CDS encoding formimidoylglutamate deiminase translates to MPVKTYWLEHSWLGAHVEPGVALEVGANGRIAALRTGVDAPPPGAEVLRGLTVPGLANAHSHAFHRALRSLVQVGSGTFWTWREFMYQVAQNLTPDTYFALARAVYAEMALAGITNVGEFHYVHHAPGGAPYADPNAMGEALIEAAAEAGIRITLLDTAYLSSGFGEAPNPHQVRFSDGTADAWAERVSALKPRGHALIGAAIHSVRAVPAGQLATVARWAEERQAPLHVHLSEQTAENEACRAAHGRTPTQLLADHGVLGPRTTGVHNTHLTDGDIALLGGTTTGTCMCPTTERDLADGIGPARRLQQAGSPLSLGSDSHAVIDLLEEARAMELNERLSSRTRGHWTANALLTAATADGHAALGLADAGRLEAGALADFTTIALDSVRTAGPLPRLGAETAVFAATASDVRHTVVGGRHIVRDGSHTLVPDVASALSESIAAVRG
- a CDS encoding LPXTG cell wall anchor domain-containing protein, whose amino-acid sequence is MTDRKRSTALALASALAGTAVLLAAPAARADVVDVAYDCKTPIGDKSAVSPIDIKAVKEGDGYKLTMSFQKGVSSSPVELGKGAMSPSAVILADGAEKVSVPVSGAPNPEAVPANTPIKITDLSGTYTPKKSGKVTFTAGVLTIKALGTTTTCTPGNSPKPSLELDVTAGPQSGGSTPQDTLPQTGPTDSALALGTLGGTVLLTGAAGVLWLTRRGQRARS